A region from the Spiroplasma taiwanense CT-1 genome encodes:
- a CDS encoding FAD-dependent oxidoreductase, producing the protein MKTIVIGTNHAGTTTVRTLRRLDPKMEITTYDANDNISFLGCGIALWVRGEVKDPKGLFYASPEILAGENINVKMEHKWIGINEKNKTITVQNLKTGEEFEDNYDKLVIATGTWPIFPPIEGINLDGVQICKNYHHAQKIKAANDNPEIKKVAVVGAGYIGVELVDAFVEAKKEVTLVDIADRIMPVYYDHEFTGLVEKTMQEKGVHLALGQKVVKFEGENGKVKKVITDKGEIEVDYVVFSVGVKPQTDLLKGIIELDERGAIKTNEFMQSSNKDIYSVGDCAQVYNCSLKQDTQIALATTAVRTGIMAAVNIVKGNELSSPGFTGANGIEVFGWKMASVGISMESCKRFGIDAEEVIFKDSDRPEFMSSFKEVSIKIIWDKKSRRIIGAQVASINNHTEVMYMFALAIQKGLTIDELPLVDIFFLPHFNKPYNFITLASLEVLGLNYFKK; encoded by the coding sequence ATGAAAACAATAGTTATTGGAACAAATCATGCTGGAACAACAACAGTAAGAACTTTAAGAAGATTAGATCCAAAAATGGAAATAACTACTTATGATGCAAATGATAATATTTCATTTTTAGGGTGTGGAATAGCTTTATGAGTTAGAGGAGAAGTAAAAGACCCAAAAGGATTATTCTACGCATCACCTGAAATATTAGCAGGAGAAAATATTAATGTTAAAATGGAACATAAATGAATTGGTATTAATGAAAAAAACAAAACTATAACAGTTCAAAACTTAAAAACAGGAGAAGAATTTGAAGACAATTACGATAAATTAGTAATAGCAACAGGTACTTGACCAATTTTTCCACCAATTGAAGGAATTAATTTAGACGGTGTTCAAATTTGTAAAAATTATCATCATGCACAAAAAATAAAAGCTGCAAATGATAACCCTGAAATTAAAAAAGTTGCTGTAGTTGGAGCAGGATATATCGGTGTAGAACTTGTTGATGCTTTTGTTGAAGCAAAAAAAGAAGTAACCTTAGTTGACATAGCAGATAGAATTATGCCTGTTTATTATGATCACGAATTTACTGGATTAGTTGAAAAAACTATGCAAGAAAAAGGTGTTCATTTAGCACTTGGTCAAAAAGTGGTTAAATTTGAGGGTGAAAATGGAAAAGTTAAAAAAGTAATTACAGACAAAGGTGAAATTGAAGTTGATTACGTTGTGTTTTCTGTTGGGGTTAAACCACAAACAGACTTATTAAAAGGAATTATTGAACTAGATGAAAGAGGTGCAATAAAAACAAACGAATTTATGCAATCTTCAAATAAGGATATATATTCAGTTGGTGATTGTGCACAAGTTTATAATTGTTCTTTAAAACAAGATACTCAAATAGCATTAGCTACAACAGCTGTTAGAACTGGAATTATGGCTGCTGTAAATATTGTAAAAGGTAATGAGCTATCTAGTCCAGGTTTTACAGGAGCAAATGGTATTGAAGTTTTTGGTTGAAAAATGGCTTCGGTTGGAATTTCAATGGAATCATGTAAAAGATTTGGAATTGATGCTGAAGAGGTTATTTTTAAAGATTCGGATAGACCTGAATTTATGTCATCATTTAAAGAAGTTTCAATAAAAATTATTTGAGATAAAAAATCAAGAAGAATTATTGGAGCACAAGTTGCATCAATTAATAATCATACTGAGGTAATGTATATGTTTGCATTAGCAATTCAAAAAGGATTGACTATTGATGAACTACCTTTAGTTGATATTTTCTTCTTGCCTCACTTTAATAAGCCATATAATTTTATTACATTGGCAAGTTTAGAGGTTTTAGGTCTAAACTACTTTAAAAAATAA
- the nagB gene encoding glucosamine-6-phosphate deaminase — protein sequence MKVIKVINNNKAGEVAGDIILNIVKNKANAILGLATGSTPISTYKYLIEKTKNQKVDWSNIKSFNLDEYKGLSSEHKQSYRYFMNNTFFDHINIDKKNTFVPDGLIETNEQAAKYDKDIKMAGGIDIQLLGLGINGHIVFNEPGTLFDSITSIVDLTQSTIEVNSRFFKDKKDVPNQAISMGLNSIMKAKEIVLIATGKSKAEAVKHLIEGPISKDWPCTILLEHPNITVIIDGRSIRITFLKSFRGFFSLKFN from the coding sequence ATGAAAGTAATTAAAGTTATAAATAATAATAAAGCTGGAGAAGTAGCAGGAGATATTATTTTAAATATTGTTAAAAATAAGGCTAATGCAATTCTTGGATTGGCAACAGGTAGTACACCAATTTCTACATATAAATATTTAATTGAAAAAACTAAAAATCAAAAAGTTGATTGATCAAATATTAAATCATTTAATCTTGATGAATATAAAGGTCTATCTTCAGAACATAAACAATCTTATAGATATTTCATGAATAATACTTTTTTTGATCATATAAATATTGATAAGAAAAATACATTTGTTCCTGATGGTTTGATTGAGACAAATGAACAAGCTGCTAAATATGATAAAGATATAAAAATGGCTGGTGGAATAGATATTCAATTGTTAGGATTAGGAATTAATGGTCATATTGTTTTTAATGAACCAGGAACTTTGTTTGATTCTATTACTTCAATTGTAGATTTAACTCAATCTACAATTGAAGTAAACTCAAGATTTTTTAAAGATAAAAAAGATGTACCCAATCAAGCAATTTCAATGGGTCTTAATTCAATTATGAAAGCAAAAGAAATTGTTTTAATTGCCACAGGTAAGAGTAAAGCAGAAGCAGTTAAACACTTAATTGAAGGACCAATTTCAAAGGATTGACCATGTACGATTCTATTAGAGCACCCAAATATAACAGTAATTATTGATGGAAGAAGCATCAGAATTACTTTCTTAAAATCCTTTAGAGGATTTTTTTCATTGAAATTTAATTAG
- the tpiA gene encoding triose-phosphate isomerase, translating to MRKQIIVGNWKMFKNNSEAVQFVKSIEEKIVKNENLIAGIAVPSVMLSDVKKIAKNIIIAAQNCYFEKEGAFTGEISIPMLQDLSINYVVIGHSERRNIFGETDEMINKKLKALLSANMTPILCCGESLKTYEKGKTVDWVKSQISNAFEGVSAEEAKKVVIAYEPIWAIGTGKVATPEIAQNVCKEIREIIKNLYNQEISDQILIQYGGSVKPENIKDILEQEDIDGVLVGGASLVVDSYLGLINF from the coding sequence ATGAGAAAACAAATTATTGTAGGAAACTGAAAAATGTTTAAAAATAATTCTGAAGCAGTTCAATTTGTGAAAAGCATTGAAGAAAAAATTGTAAAAAATGAAAATTTAATTGCAGGAATTGCAGTTCCATCAGTTATGTTGAGCGATGTGAAAAAAATTGCCAAAAATATTATTATAGCAGCTCAAAATTGCTATTTTGAAAAAGAAGGAGCTTTTACAGGTGAAATTTCAATCCCAATGTTACAAGATTTATCAATCAATTATGTAGTTATTGGTCATTCAGAAAGAAGAAACATTTTTGGAGAAACCGATGAAATGATTAATAAAAAATTAAAAGCATTATTATCTGCAAATATGACACCAATTTTATGTTGCGGAGAAAGTTTAAAAACTTATGAAAAAGGAAAAACTGTGGATTGAGTTAAATCTCAAATTTCAAATGCATTTGAAGGTGTTTCTGCAGAAGAAGCAAAAAAAGTTGTAATAGCTTATGAACCAATTTGAGCAATTGGTACTGGTAAAGTAGCTACACCAGAAATTGCACAAAATGTATGTAAGGAAATTAGAGAAATTATTAAAAATCTTTATAATCAAGAAATTTCAGATCAAATACTAATCCAATATGGAGGAAGTGTTAAACCAGAAAACATTAAAGATATTCTTGAACAAGAAGATATTGATGGTGTACTAGTCGGTGGTGCTTCATTAGTCGTTGATTCATATTTGGGATTAATAAACTTTTAA
- a CDS encoding Cof-type HAD-IIB family hydrolase, which produces MKESKFKLVALDMDGTTYESLGNIVEENIEPINNTIKNGVKIVFVTGRPVHSKINRLELFNFDNDEETLFAGFNGALIFDITNNLKIDEQPISKDTAKAAFDLLKLEKFKDCNLWAYTTNPKISYISKDLFIAKDLQHEVPFFGSEPIVYNDNLEMYSCYKFLMFNGTIEFANELRNLSLEVAWTEGSFAGEVTKKGINKKYALEFLSKKYSIRQEEILAIGDGANDIPMFEFAGHSIAPANAHADVKKKAIEVSDFKNTEGVVAKALKKYILGEN; this is translated from the coding sequence ATGAAGGAAAGTAAATTTAAATTAGTTGCATTAGATATGGATGGAACAACTTATGAATCACTTGGAAATATTGTAGAGGAAAATATTGAACCAATTAATAATACAATAAAAAATGGAGTAAAAATTGTTTTTGTAACCGGAAGACCAGTTCATTCAAAAATTAATAGACTTGAATTATTTAATTTTGATAATGATGAAGAAACTTTATTTGCTGGTTTTAATGGAGCTTTAATTTTTGATATTACAAATAATTTGAAAATTGATGAACAACCAATTTCAAAAGATACTGCAAAAGCAGCTTTTGATCTTTTGAAATTAGAAAAATTTAAAGATTGTAATTTATGAGCATATACTACAAATCCAAAGATTTCATATATAAGTAAAGACTTATTTATTGCAAAAGATCTTCAACACGAAGTTCCTTTTTTTGGTTCAGAGCCAATAGTCTATAATGATAATCTTGAAATGTATTCTTGCTATAAATTTTTAATGTTTAATGGAACAATAGAATTTGCAAATGAATTAAGAAATTTAAGTTTGGAAGTAGCTTGAACAGAAGGTTCATTTGCAGGAGAAGTTACAAAAAAAGGTATTAATAAAAAGTATGCTCTTGAATTTTTATCAAAAAAATATTCAATAAGACAAGAGGAGATTTTGGCAATTGGAGATGGTGCAAATGATATTCCTATGTTTGAATTTGCAGGACATTCAATTGCACCAGCAAATGCTCATGCTGATGTTAAGAAAAAAGCAATTGAAGTTTCAGATTTTAAAAACACTGAGGGTGTTGTTGCTAAAGCACTAAAGAAATATATTTTAGGAGAAAATTAA
- the gpmI gene encoding 2,3-bisphosphoglycerate-independent phosphoglycerate mutase → MKTKRPVVLTILDGWGIAENSEGNAVFQANMKFVESLKQKYPWVSAHASGEWVGLPEGQMGNSEVGHIHLGAGRIKYESLSLINKAIKDNVFDSNLEIQNAIKTSKDNNSAFHIMGLFSDGGVHSHMQHMFATFEAAAKAGLKEIYLHLFTDGRDTKPTVALDYLEKLYNLFDEYKVGEVGSISGRFYSMDRDKRMERTAEGYNSLVDRKCKNSFTNPFDYIKSQYELGKDDEGILPAFNKTCKNGFIKPKDTLVFANFRPDRAIQMASTFTNKDYSAWSDDAFKGLTFLGDKIHFLSMMEYSASVKSNFIAFKSIEVINGLGEWISKKGYKQLRIAETEKIAHVTFFFDGGKDYFKNGLASPEEIKLNGASIDLISSPKVATYDLKPEMSAIEITDKLVERINSEEFDLIVLNYANCDMVGHTGVLKAAIQGVKVLDDQLKRVYEACTNHGATMIITADHGNAEVMIDNDGRPNKKHTSQPVPIIITDKNLKLRKDDAAIADVAVTICEMMGIEIPSEMTQPSLIEK, encoded by the coding sequence ATGAAAACAAAAAGACCAGTAGTTTTAACAATTTTAGATGGTTGAGGAATAGCAGAAAATTCAGAGGGAAATGCTGTTTTTCAAGCAAATATGAAATTTGTAGAAAGTTTAAAACAAAAATATCCTTGAGTTTCTGCTCATGCCAGTGGTGAATGAGTTGGTTTGCCTGAAGGACAAATGGGAAATTCAGAAGTGGGTCATATACATTTAGGAGCTGGAAGAATAAAATATGAATCACTTTCTTTAATTAATAAAGCTATTAAAGATAATGTTTTCGATTCAAATTTGGAAATTCAAAATGCAATTAAAACTTCAAAAGACAATAATAGTGCATTTCATATAATGGGATTATTTTCTGATGGGGGAGTGCATTCTCATATGCAACATATGTTTGCTACTTTTGAAGCTGCTGCAAAAGCAGGTTTAAAAGAAATTTACTTACATTTATTTACAGATGGAAGAGATACAAAACCAACAGTTGCGTTAGATTATTTAGAAAAACTTTACAATTTATTTGATGAATATAAAGTTGGTGAAGTTGGTTCAATTTCAGGAAGATTCTATTCAATGGATAGAGATAAAAGAATGGAAAGAACAGCTGAAGGTTATAACTCTTTAGTAGATAGAAAATGTAAAAATTCATTTACAAATCCATTTGATTATATAAAATCTCAATATGAATTAGGAAAAGATGATGAAGGAATTTTGCCTGCATTTAATAAAACATGCAAAAATGGATTTATTAAACCAAAAGATACTTTAGTTTTTGCCAATTTTAGACCTGATAGAGCTATTCAAATGGCAAGTACATTTACAAATAAAGATTATTCTGCTTGATCAGATGATGCTTTTAAAGGATTAACTTTTTTAGGAGATAAAATACATTTTTTAAGTATGATGGAATATTCGGCGTCTGTAAAATCAAATTTTATTGCATTCAAATCTATTGAAGTTATTAATGGTTTGGGAGAATGAATTAGTAAAAAAGGATACAAACAATTAAGAATTGCAGAAACTGAAAAAATTGCTCATGTTACTTTCTTTTTTGATGGGGGTAAAGATTATTTTAAAAATGGATTAGCATCACCTGAAGAAATTAAGTTAAATGGGGCATCAATTGATTTAATTTCATCACCAAAAGTTGCAACTTATGATTTAAAACCAGAAATGTCTGCAATAGAAATAACTGATAAACTTGTTGAAAGAATTAACTCAGAAGAGTTTGATTTAATTGTTTTAAATTATGCCAACTGTGATATGGTTGGGCATACTGGAGTTTTAAAAGCCGCAATTCAAGGAGTAAAAGTTTTAGATGACCAGCTAAAAAGAGTTTATGAGGCTTGCACTAATCATGGGGCAACAATGATAATAACAGCAGATCATGGAAATGCTGAGGTTATGATTGATAATGATGGAAGACCAAATAAAAAACATACAAGTCAACCTGTTCCAATAATAATTACAGATAAAAATTTAAAACTTAGAAAAGATGATGCAGCTATTGCTGATGTTGCTGTTACAATTTGCGAAATGATGGGTATTGAAATTCCATCTGAAATGACTCAGCCTTCTTTAATTGAAAAATAA
- a CDS encoding NAD(P)/FAD-dependent oxidoreductase translates to MVKDILIVGCGPTGLYAWKMAADLKLSGTVVEAKSTYGGQITSSYPEKYIHNFPAIDKILGNQAVQKMYECIKKDNNINFFLNTIVTSINIIKPDCDEFENWFEVCFSNNTKQKFKRILFTDGFGIYKPIELTEKKYNNIIYTVKDIKSFKNQSILIFGGGDSALDWANELSSNKNLITIIHRRDEFRAKPLSLEQAKSKGVNFLTPYKFSEITGEKLNNAEKLKVIQVETNEEKEICFDKVIVQFGYTIEKEKFENLNLEINKLKKIIVKSNMESSVEGIYAAGDCCHYDTKVRNLLAGFYEAMIAVVNIEKKVNKRKILNSGW, encoded by the coding sequence ATGGTAAAAGATATTTTAATAGTTGGATGTGGTCCAACTGGATTATATGCTTGAAAAATGGCTGCAGACTTAAAACTTAGTGGAACTGTAGTTGAAGCAAAGTCAACATATGGTGGACAAATTACATCGTCTTATCCAGAAAAATATATTCATAATTTTCCTGCAATTGATAAAATTTTGGGTAATCAAGCAGTACAGAAAATGTATGAATGTATTAAAAAAGATAATAATATCAATTTTTTTTTGAACACAATAGTTACATCAATTAATATAATAAAACCGGATTGTGATGAATTTGAAAATTGATTTGAGGTTTGTTTTTCAAATAATACAAAGCAAAAATTTAAAAGAATATTATTTACAGATGGATTTGGAATTTATAAACCAATAGAATTAACAGAAAAAAAATACAACAATATTATTTATACTGTTAAAGATATTAAATCTTTTAAAAATCAAAGTATTTTAATTTTTGGTGGTGGAGATTCTGCACTTGACTGAGCAAATGAATTAAGTAGTAATAAAAATTTAATTACAATAATTCATAGAAGAGATGAATTTAGAGCAAAACCTTTGAGTTTAGAACAAGCTAAAAGTAAAGGAGTGAATTTCTTAACTCCTTATAAATTTTCTGAAATTACTGGTGAAAAATTAAATAATGCTGAAAAATTAAAGGTAATTCAAGTAGAAACTAATGAAGAAAAAGAAATTTGTTTTGATAAAGTAATAGTGCAATTTGGCTATACAATTGAAAAAGAAAAATTTGAAAATTTAAATTTAGAAATAAATAAATTGAAAAAAATAATTGTGAAATCTAATATGGAATCATCTGTGGAAGGAATTTATGCTGCTGGTGATTGTTGTCATTATGATACGAAAGTAAGAAATTTATTAGCTGGTTTTTATGAAGCAATGATTGCAGTTGTAAATATAGAAAAAAAAGTAAATAAAAGAAAGATACTAAATAGTGGTTGATAG
- the tsaE gene encoding tRNA (adenosine(37)-N6)-threonylcarbamoyltransferase complex ATPase subunit type 1 TsaE, which translates to MNGKYNRITVFKVKNINELVEVAQKLALFFKKNTCLLLDGEMGAGKTTFTKIFLKELGVKEVVTSPTFVIMNQYFSNEIKINHIDAYRLNQNEEFEMYLDEMIDSFNVIEWSQNLNINLKSYFEIITVKIKIFSDECREFLIEEGG; encoded by the coding sequence ATGAATGGAAAATATAATAGAATTACAGTTTTTAAGGTTAAAAATATAAATGAATTAGTAGAAGTTGCACAAAAATTAGCTTTATTTTTTAAAAAAAATACGTGTTTACTCTTAGACGGGGAAATGGGGGCAGGAAAAACAACATTCACTAAAATATTTTTAAAAGAATTAGGAGTTAAAGAAGTTGTAACTTCACCAACATTTGTAATTATGAATCAATATTTTTCTAATGAAATAAAAATAAATCATATTGATGCATACAGATTAAATCAAAATGAAGAATTTGAAATGTATTTAGATGAAATGATTGACAGTTTTAATGTAATAGAATGAAGTCAAAACTTAAATATTAATTTAAAAAGTTATTTTGAAATAATTACAGTTAAAATAAAAATATTTTCAGATGAATGTAGAGAATTTCTTATAGAAGAAGGTGGATAA
- the tsaB gene encoding tRNA (adenosine(37)-N6)-threonylcarbamoyltransferase complex dimerization subunit type 1 TsaB: MNFFIDTSNTKLVLILEHNNIIIDSLIMENQFKVSDIVFTEIEKFLQKNNLTLKNLKNLYTTRGPGSYTGIRVAITILKTLKLINPFYNIFLISSLAFQAELNDSISILDAKGNKSYIGIYSKGENIILDQLVPNELIEEFKQQFPNYQVKKDYENINFEQYFLKLKNYFKNIENIENIEPLYIKHFI, encoded by the coding sequence ATGAATTTTTTTATTGATACAAGTAATACAAAATTAGTATTAATATTAGAACATAATAATATTATTATTGATAGTTTGATAATGGAAAATCAATTTAAAGTTAGTGATATTGTTTTTACAGAAATTGAAAAATTTTTACAAAAAAATAATTTGACATTAAAAAATTTAAAAAATTTGTATACCACAAGAGGACCAGGAAGTTATACAGGCATAAGAGTTGCAATTACAATTTTAAAAACTTTAAAACTTATAAATCCATTTTATAATATTTTTTTAATTTCATCATTAGCTTTTCAAGCAGAATTAAACGATTCAATAAGCATTTTGGATGCAAAAGGAAATAAAAGTTATATTGGTATTTATTCAAAGGGAGAAAATATAATTTTAGATCAATTAGTACCAAATGAGTTAATTGAAGAATTTAAACAACAATTCCCTAATTATCAAGTCAAAAAAGATTATGAAAATATAAATTTTGAACAATATTTTCTGAAACTTAAAAATTATTTTAAAAATATTGAAAATATTGAAAATATTGAACCACTATATATAAAACATTTCATTTAA
- the proS gene encoding proline--tRNA ligase: MANQIEKITPRDVNFSQWYTDVVKNAGLMEYGPVKGTMIFKPHGFGIWELIQKFADIEFKKEEVKNVYFPLLIPEKLFKVEKEHIEGFAPELATVTKVGDKELGENLYIRPTSEVLIADFLSREIKSYRDLPIKYNQWANVMRWEKTTRPFLRSSEFLWQEGHTFHASREEAKKMTLDILEIYKYIANEILLLPVIFGKKTEKEKFAGAKETYTIESLMYDGQALQCGTSHYFEDNFSKVFNIKFQNKNQEEENPYSTSWGISTRLIGAIIMTHSDDFGLVLPSKIAPIQISLIAINDFVEVIQTCEKLKSMFELKYRVELDKTDKSFGFKISEAEIKGVPIRIEIGPRDLKNGVATVSRRDLRTKEQVEIEKINDYIEKQISEYDKNLYNKALQHRKNLTFKANTLEEYISIIDKNPGYVLVPFCGEIECETDIKHKTSTNSRCIPSDIEQINSICFNCSKKSSLMVYFARAY; encoded by the coding sequence ATGGCAAATCAAATTGAAAAAATTACACCAAGGGATGTAAATTTTAGTCAATGATATACTGATGTTGTAAAAAATGCTGGTTTAATGGAATATGGTCCTGTAAAAGGAACAATGATTTTTAAACCGCATGGTTTTGGAATTTGAGAATTAATACAAAAATTTGCAGATATTGAGTTTAAAAAAGAGGAAGTTAAAAATGTCTATTTCCCTTTATTAATTCCTGAAAAATTATTTAAAGTTGAAAAAGAACATATTGAAGGATTTGCACCAGAATTAGCAACGGTTACAAAAGTTGGAGATAAGGAATTGGGAGAAAATCTTTATATACGTCCTACAAGTGAGGTATTGATTGCTGATTTTTTATCTAGAGAAATAAAATCTTATAGAGATTTGCCTATTAAATATAATCAATGAGCAAATGTTATGAGATGGGAAAAAACAACTAGACCTTTTTTAAGAAGTAGTGAGTTTTTATGACAAGAAGGACATACTTTTCATGCATCAAGAGAAGAAGCAAAAAAAATGACTTTAGATATTCTAGAAATATATAAATATATTGCAAATGAAATTTTACTTTTACCTGTTATTTTTGGTAAAAAAACAGAAAAAGAAAAGTTTGCAGGAGCAAAGGAAACTTATACTATTGAATCACTTATGTATGATGGACAAGCACTTCAATGTGGAACAAGTCATTATTTTGAAGATAATTTTTCAAAAGTTTTTAATATAAAATTTCAAAATAAAAATCAAGAAGAAGAAAATCCATATTCAACAAGTTGAGGAATTTCTACAAGATTAATTGGTGCTATAATTATGACTCATTCTGATGATTTTGGATTAGTTTTGCCAAGCAAAATTGCACCAATTCAAATTTCTTTAATTGCAATAAATGATTTTGTTGAAGTTATACAAACTTGTGAAAAATTAAAATCTATGTTCGAGTTAAAATATAGAGTGGAATTAGATAAGACAGATAAATCATTTGGTTTTAAAATTTCTGAAGCAGAAATAAAAGGTGTTCCAATAAGAATTGAAATTGGACCAAGAGATTTAAAAAATGGTGTTGCCACAGTTTCAAGAAGAGATTTAAGAACAAAAGAACAAGTGGAAATTGAAAAAATAAATGATTATATAGAAAAACAAATTTCTGAATATGACAAAAATCTTTATAATAAAGCACTTCAACATAGAAAAAATCTTACTTTTAAAGCAAATACATTAGAAGAATATATTTCAATTATTGATAAAAATCCTGGTTATGTTCTTGTACCATTTTGTGGCGAAATAGAGTGTGAAACAGATATTAAACATAAAACTTCAACAAATTCAAGATGTATTCCGAGTGATATTGAACAGATTAATTCGATTTGTTTTAATTGTAGTAAAAAATCTTCACTAATGGTTTATTTTGCAAGAGCTTATTAA
- a CDS encoding alpha/beta fold hydrolase → MKETTIESFDGKEISLRIWDQVEEVKGIIQLVHGSCEHSLRYNNFANFMNDQGWIVIGSDHRGHGKTANLENKELGYFSDNDGWNTIIKDLKEVNNFIKSNFTNTKIVMLGHSMGSFMARNYIIDFGNTIDGCILSGTSWYSKTLLKFSKLIASKRQSFYGSKNIDKFIWKLSYQKFNNKFKKEGITGVEWLSIDKNNVENFVNDPLCWFIFTTSAFKDLFTGLLFIQKKANIKKIRKDLKILLISGKDDPVGNFSKKVKKTYRIFKNKKLDVKIKLYDKLRHEILFDLSKEQVYIDILEFLKKLLK, encoded by the coding sequence ATGAAAGAAACTACTATTGAGAGCTTTGATGGAAAAGAAATATCATTACGAATTTGAGATCAAGTAGAAGAAGTAAAAGGTATAATACAACTTGTACATGGAAGTTGTGAACATTCATTAAGATATAATAATTTTGCAAATTTTATGAATGACCAAGGTTGAATTGTTATTGGAAGTGATCATAGAGGTCATGGAAAAACAGCAAACTTGGAAAATAAAGAATTAGGTTATTTTAGCGATAATGATGGTTGAAATACTATAATTAAAGATTTAAAAGAAGTTAATAATTTTATAAAATCTAATTTTACTAATACTAAAATAGTAATGCTCGGCCATTCAATGGGAAGTTTTATGGCACGAAACTATATCATTGATTTTGGAAATACAATCGATGGATGTATTTTAAGTGGTACTTCATGATATTCAAAAACTTTATTAAAATTCTCAAAATTAATAGCATCAAAAAGACAATCCTTTTACGGTAGTAAAAATATTGATAAATTTATTTGAAAATTAAGTTATCAAAAATTTAATAATAAATTTAAAAAAGAGGGTATAACAGGTGTAGAGTGATTATCAATTGATAAAAACAATGTTGAAAATTTTGTAAATGATCCTTTATGTTGATTTATTTTTACAACTTCTGCTTTTAAAGACCTTTTCACAGGTTTATTATTTATTCAAAAAAAAGCAAATATAAAAAAAATTAGAAAAGATTTAAAAATTTTGCTTATTTCAGGAAAAGATGATCCTGTTGGTAATTTTTCAAAAAAAGTAAAAAAAACTTATAGAATTTTTAAAAATAAAAAATTAGATGTGAAAATTAAATTATATGATAAATTAAGACATGAAATTTTATTTGACTTATCAAAAGAACAAGTTTATATTGATATTTTAGAATTTTTAAAAAAACTACTAAAATAA
- a CDS encoding DUF402 domain-containing protein: MSTKPGDLVLVHAYKHNGNLYRSWENVIVFENNEDCLILINEEVLITEFNGRRWKTNEPAIWFFFKDKWYNTICMFKERGINYYCNLASPYIVEENTIKYIDYDLDFKVFNDYSYKILDLREFNRNRISWNYSREIVEKIWENVDLLKKDIELKKNSFDHNYVKEIWRKYKENLK; this comes from the coding sequence ATGTCTACAAAACCAGGAGATTTAGTTCTTGTTCATGCATATAAACATAATGGTAATTTATATCGATCTTGGGAAAATGTTATTGTTTTTGAAAATAATGAAGATTGTCTGATTTTAATAAATGAAGAAGTTTTAATTACAGAATTTAATGGAAGAAGATGAAAAACAAATGAACCTGCTATTTGATTTTTTTTCAAAGACAAGTGATATAACACAATATGTATGTTTAAAGAACGTGGGATAAATTATTATTGTAATTTAGCTTCACCATATATTGTTGAAGAAAATACAATAAAATATATAGATTATGATTTAGATTTTAAAGTTTTTAATGATTATAGTTACAAAATCTTAGACTTAAGAGAATTTAATAGAAATAGAATTTCTTGAAATTATTCTAGGGAAATTGTTGAAAAAATTTGAGAAAATGTGGATTTATTGAAAAAGGATATAGAATTAAAGAAAAATAGTTTTGATCATAACTATGTAAAAGAAATTTGAAGAAAATATAAAGAAAATCTAAAATAG